One region of Tamandua tetradactyla isolate mTamTet1 chromosome 6, mTamTet1.pri, whole genome shotgun sequence genomic DNA includes:
- the WDR97 gene encoding WD repeat-containing protein 97 isoform X1 encodes MVRGGAGVRGGASGVRYLSNGLPGRFSAAVGLPGPSAAPMESEVSDAANPFSGESDNLALETDLYDTDVYEVPDPGLLKEKNEPSFSETQQALHYFATHPQWRMMTMSARARQLWLLLRKGLHGIVEKEKRAELHVACLTHGLEPLRRLELAAGLRSVAQDPAGGRLVVLDGAGCLHLHREDGWAHEKLLAPVALTGLVTVPGSLGDVGRFVGWGPVGLAILGTDLRLLWLSKPGAGREQGCEPICCLLVPQAGLLLVAEAGGSIALWRFRSGSRRLMQCGVPLQLPPSPAGPLSRLALGPPRPYHAPRCFAAYGSAVLTLDLHAWALVDVRRDLHKTTISDLAYCEAVEAMVTASRDSTVKVWEANWQIRMVFVGHGGPVTAIAVLPNTALVLSASQDGTLRTWDLQAAAQVGEVARCSWDAGDLKSRRVSRLLAPARPGWPVLSLSASAVELWQVRELYSPLAQLPAPVLHLHLAPPLPAPAFPALPMRLVCACADGSVCLVSASTGHVVCALLLGSEDCAAAVAYCLPREVLWLLTRSGHLVRANAACYPMRVLHRVCPPPAPAPRPCCLHLYNHLTDPASARTSWELVRQHGGELDRSDAAGAWKDKNRYLPVVGCTDGALLVLDWRSSQTVFHTEAHSPGPVTAIASTWNCVVSSGGDLTVKMWRVFPYAEESLSLLRTFSCCHPAVVLCPFGTRVTVGFEAPASATYGLVQFCLRNSRRFDHRPQDDPTDHITGLCCCPMLKLYASSSLDCTVRIWSWENRLLRLLQLNGAPQALAFCSSSGDLMMALGSRLCLVAHTLYLPTSYLVKKLCRKVPEVVDDPPLPLTSLESLTSAQLQRLASLHRSTSLSAALSPIHHQKATPQQPQPVLEEAIKALAARDHDLQQLRLGLVIPAAQPPLSWQQHQEAFDNYLHLIYGPGLLGMQLGRVSQDWSNVTIPVERDASNVPRRTGVRTKLQMAPKALHPQDLGALWQRLAPRVLLPMPPASGSVHSKASQLLACSSLSSRLGLSLDLQLQSERLQKEMQVALDPSPSHLQPKTPYKKHHLEPLSKLGGFFPATIHLRDKHFLRPLHFPGFVPNSVVLQRLWPQTAMGGAGALAQLASKRAPKAGASWDDFWLSRSSGRHGALWQRKLVQWLGEQPGDEQPAEEETEEELDWSLPSLSSQGTPSEEPLVPLEQKSLSSADGSPAPGEVEAISALSLGPSLWEESFGHLPSSLRFFLCQNWFKKLFPLFTLEAYPEVSTAEGLASLLVGALEAASWSDGVNILSALLRLLPDVSCNLRGRLQRALVHLLNLDRPPSLQDGKQKQFVMLALQLLLACTLESRDVVLELLSYFLYSPAACQPELKKLLSGLGLQDPQGFLFREMVTWVQGSELGCKASLRTRCGQKLEDMVQKLQESLSQAFAVSAAPSSIWPHTRVSETPSQIMLLSAREPQARPARAGRTRRTLSESLQPFSASPGVALRTSAPAVLPSVPLPLHMTVWSQRQILDLESIDALNFFCERQLARHRGLLRKEEKEEERPRSRVPDTVVRQPLDCRRGPIPRLLEAKAQPEMSARGPEPPPWLRPAGRFLDGAIRILKLPLPRVEPQPFPPDWPTPARPLPPLLLQPALQRYFLPRDADPDSYS; translated from the exons ATGGTAAGGGGCGGGGCGGGCGTCAGGGGCGGGGCCAGCGGCGTCAGGTATCTTAGCAACGGCCTGCCTGGACGGTTTTCGGCAGCTGTTGGGCTGCCTGGACCCTCAGCCGCCCCCATGGAGTCGGAAGTGTCGGATGCAGCCAACCCCTTTTCAGGCGAAAGCGACAACTTGGCTCTGGAAACAGATCTATACGACACGGATGTCTATGAGGTCCCAGACCCGGGGTTGCTCAAGGAGAAGAATG AGCCATCGTTCTCGGAGACGCAGCAGGCCCTGCACTATTTCGCGACGCACCCGCAGTGGCGCATGATGACCATGAGTGCCCGAGCCCGCCAGCTGTGGTTGCTGCTGCGCAAAGGGCTCCACGGCATTGTGGAAAAG GAAAAGAGAGCCGAGCTGCACGTGGCATGCTTGACGCATGGGCTGGAACCGCTGCGCCGCCTAGAATTGGCCGCAGGGCTCCGCTCGGTGGCCCAGGACCCGGCGGGCGGTCGCTTGGTGGTGCTGGATGGGGCGGGCTGCCTGCACCTGCACAGAGAGGATGGCTGGGCACACGAGAAACTGCTGGCCCCTGTCGCGCTCACGGGGCTGGTGACCGTCCCGGGCTCACTGGGCGACGTGGGCCGCTTTGTAGGGTGGGGCCCCGTAGGGCTTGCCATATTAGGGACCGATCTCAGACTGTTGTGGCTGAGCAAGCCCGGGGCGGGCAGGGAGCAAGGCTGCGAGCCCATCTGCTGCTTGCTAGTGCCCCAGGCCGGGCTGTTGCTTGTGGCCGAGGCGGGCGGCAGCATTGCACTCTGGAGGTTCCGGTCAGGGTCTCGTCGCCTGATGCAGTGCGGGGTTCCGCTGCAGCTGCCGCCGAGCCCCGCGGGTCCGCTGAGCCGCCTGGCTCTGGGGCCCCCGCGGCCCTACCACGCCCCGCGCTGCTTCGCGGCCTACGGCTCGGCAGTGCTCACCTTGGATCTGCACGCCTGGGCTCTCGTAGATGTGCGGCGCGATTTGCACAAAAC CACCATCTCCGACCTGGCGTACTGTGAGGCGGTGGAGGCCATGGTGACAGCTTCCCGGGACAGCACGGTGAAGGTGTGGGAGGCCAACTGGCAGATCCGGATGGTATTCGTGGGCCACGGAG GCCCGGTGACCGCTATAGCCGTGCTCCCAAACACGGCTCTGGTGCTGTCCGCCTCGCAGGACGGAACGCTGCGCacgtgggacctgcaggcagcgGCGCAGGTGGGCGAGGTGGCGCGCTGCTCCTGGGATGCGGGGGACCTGAAGTCCAGGAGAGTGAGCCGCCTGCTGGCGCCCGCCAGGCCAGGCTGGCCGGTGCTCTCGCTGAGCGCGAGCGCCGTGGAACTGTGGCAAGTGCGCGAGCTCTACTCGCCTTTGGCGCAGCTGCCGGCGCCGGTGCTCCATCTGCACCTGGCGCCGCCGCTACCCGCGCCCGCGTTCCCAGCGCTGCCCATGCGCCTCGTGTGTGCGTGCGCCGACGGCTCGGTCTGCTTGGTATCGGCCTCCACCGGGCACGTGGTGTGCGCTCTGCTGCTCGGGTCGGAGGACTGCGCGGCCGCGGTGGCCTACTGCCTGCCGCGCGAGGTGCTGTGGCTACTGACGCGCTCTGGGCACCTGGTGCGTGCCAATGCGGCGTGCTATCCCATGCGCGTGCTGCACCGCGTCTGCCCGCCGCCGGCTCCGGCCCCGCGGCCCTGCTGCTTGCACCTGTACAACCATCTCACGGACCCCGCGAGCGCGCGTACCTCCTGGGAGCTCGTACGCCAGCACGGGGGCGAACTAGACCGCAGCGACGCAGCCGGGGCCTGGAAGGACAAGAATCG GTACCTGCCAGTGGTCGGATGCACTGACGGTGCGCTGCTGGTGCTCGACTGGCGCTCGTCGCAGACCGTCTTCCACACGGAGGCGCACAGCCCGGGCCCAGTCACTGCCATTGCGTCCACCTGGAACTGCGTCGTGTCTTCGG GCGGGGACCTGACGGTGAAGATGTGGCGTGTCTTCCCCTACGCCGAGGAGAGCCTGAGCCTGCTGCGCACCTTCTCCTGCTGCCACCCAGCCGTGGTGCTCTGCCCATTTGGCACGCGCGTCACCGTGGGCTTTGAAGCCCCAGCCAGTGCCACCTATGGCCTGGTGCAATTCTGCCTGAGGAACAGCCGACGCTTTGACCACCGGCCCCAGGATGACCCCACGGACCACATCACCG gccTGTGCTGCTGCCCCATGCTCAAGCTGTATGCCTCCTCCAGCCTGGATTGCACCGTCCGCATCTGGTCCTGGGAGAACCGCCTGCTGCG GCTCTTGCAGCTGAATGGCGCCCCCCAGGCCCTGGCCTTCTGCAGCAGCAGTGGAGACCTCATGATGGCACTGGGCTCCCGCCTCTGCCTGGTGGCCCACACGCTCTACCTGCCCACTTCCTACCTGGTGAAG AAGCTGTGCCGGAAGGTCCCCGAAGTGGTGGATGACCCTCCACTGCCACTAACCAGCCTGGAATCGCTGACCTCAGCCCAGCTGCAGAGGCTCGCCAGCTTGCATAGGTCTACCAGCCTGAG TGCGGCCCTGTCTCCCATCCACCATCAGAAGGCGACACCTCAGCAGCCACAGCCAGTGTTGGAGGAG GCCATCAAAGCCCTAGCTGCCCGGGACCATGACCTTCAGCAGCTGAGGTTGGGGCTGGTGATCCCTGCAGCCCAGCCCCCACTATCTTGGCAGCAGCACCAAGAAGCCTTTGACAACTACTTGCACCTGATCTATGGCCCTGGCTTGCTG GGGATGCAACTCGGAAGGGTATCCCAGGACTGGAGTAATGTGACCATCCCCGTAGAGAGAGATGCCAGCAATGTGCCCAGGCGCACTGGGGTCCGCACCAAGCTTCAGATGGCACCAAAAGCCCTGCACCCACAGGACCTGGGGGCCCTGTGGCAGCGCTTAGCGCCCCGGGTCCTCTTGCCCATGCCACCTGCCTCCGGCAGTGTGCACAGCAAGGCATCCCAG CTGTTGGCCTGCTCTTCCCTGAGCTCCAGGCTGGGTCTCAGTCTGGACCTGCAGCTGCAGTCCGAGAGGCTCCAAAAGGAGATGCAGGTGGCCCTGGACCCATCACCCTCCCATCTTCAGCCCAAG ACCCCATACAAGAAACATCACCTGGAGCCACTGTCTAAGCTCGGAGGCTTCTTTCCTGCCACCATTCATCTCCGAGACAAA CACTTCCTGCGGCCCCTCCACTTCCCAGGCTTTGTGCCCAACTCGGTGGTGTTGCAGCGGCTGTGGCCACAGACGGCGATGGGCGGCGCGGGAGCCCTGGCCCAGCTGGCCTCCAAAAGGGCCCCCAAG GCAGGCGCGAGCTGGGACGACTTTTGGCTGTCGCGGAGCAGCGGGCGACACGGCGCTTTGTGGCAGCGGAAGCTGGTCCAGTGGCTAGGAGAACAGCCTGGGGACGAGCAACCGGCGGAGGAGGAGACGGAGGAGGAGCTGGACTGGAGCTTGCCTTCCCTGAGCTCGCAGGGGACGCCCTCGGAAGAGCCGCTAGTGCCTTTGGAGCAGAAGTCGCTG AGCTCCGCGGACGGTTCCCCGGCCCCCGGCGAAGTCGAGGCCATCTCTGCACTTTCCTTGGGCCCCTCGCTCTGGGAAGAGAGCTTCGGGCATCTGCCCAGCTCCCTGCGTTTCTTCCTCTGCCAGAACTGGTTCAAGAAGCTGTTCCCACTCTTCACCCTGGAG GCGTACCCGGAGGTGAGCACGGCGGAGGGCCTGGCCTCCCTGCTGGTGGGCGCGTTGGAGGCGGCCTCCTGGAGCGACGGCGTGAACATCTTGAGCGCATTGCTGCGCCTACTGCCCGACGTGAGCTGCAACCTCCGTGGCCGGTTGCAGCGCGCCCTCGTGCACCTGCTCAACCTAGACCGGCCCCCCAGCCTCCAG GACGGGAAGCAGAAGCAGTTCGTGATGCTGGCGCTGCAGCTGCTCCTGGCCTGCACCCTGGAGTCCCGGGACGTGGTGCTGGAGCTGCTCAGCTACTTCCTTTACTCACCTGCTGCCTGCCA GCCAGAGCTCAAGAAGCTGCTGAGTGGGCTGGGACTCCAGGACCCTCAGGGCTTCCTGTTCAGGGAGATGGTGACTTGGGTCCAGGGCTCCGAGCTGGGCTGCAAGGCCTCTCTGCGTACTCGCTGTGGCCAGAAGCTGGAGGACATGGTCCAGAAGCTGCAG GAGAGCCTGTCGCAGGCCTTCGCCGTCTCCGCTGCGCCCTCGAGCATCTGGCCGCACACCCGCGTCTCCGAGACACCCTCGCAGATCATGCTGCTCTCGGCCCGGGAACCGCAGGCAAGGCCGGCGCGCGCCGGGCGGACGAGACGCACCCTCTCGGAGTCGCTGCAGCCCTTCAGCGCATCGCCGGGGGTGGCCTTGCGTACCTCGGCCCCTGCCGTGCTGCCGAGCGTGCCCCTGCCCCTGCATATGACGGTCTGGTCGCAAAGGCAGATTCTGGACCTGGAGTCCATCGACGCGCTCAACTTCTTCTGCGAGCGGCAGCTGGCGCGGCACCGGGGCCTgctgaggaaggaagagaaagaggaggagcgACCGCGCTCGCGGGTGCCGGACACAGTGGTGCGGCAGCCCCTGGACTGCCG GCGTGGCCCCATCCCACGGCTGCTGGAAGCCAAGGCTCAGCCCGAGATGAGCGCGCGGG GCCCCGAACCGCCGCCGTGGTTGCGCCCCGCAGGCCGCTTCCTAGACGGTGCCATCCGGATCCTGAAGCTGCCACTGCCCAGGGTGGAGCCCCAGCCCTTCCCCCCAGACTGGCCCACCCCAGCCCGCCCACTGCCCCCGCTGCTcctacagcctgccctgcagcgCTATTTTCTGCCCCGGGACGCGGACCCCGACAGCTACAGCTGA